In Eriocheir sinensis breed Jianghai 21 chromosome 45, ASM2467909v1, whole genome shotgun sequence, the following proteins share a genomic window:
- the LOC126980812 gene encoding uncharacterized protein LOC126980812, whose product MQLISVALLVVVGAAAALAAPGRPFYGHGYGYGYNHVYPQYGSINTYNPTIIHVSRQHVSRPVGIGGIGGLGGGIGSGLGGGIGSGFGGGVGSGFGGGIGSGFGGGIGSGFGGGFGSGLGGGIGSGFGGGFGSGLGGGIGGGFGGGIGGGFGGGHGGHGYGSAYGKRYGYY is encoded by the exons ATGCAGCTC ATATCCGTGGCAttgctggtggtagtgggcgCTGCGGCCGCCCTGGCTGCCCCTGGCCGGCCCTTCTACGGCCACGGCTACGGCTACGGCTACAACCACGTCTATCCCCAATACGGCTCAATCAACACCTACAATCCTACCATCATCCACGTGTCCCGCCAACACGTTTCGCGCCCTGTCGGCATTGGCGGCATTGGCGGTTTGGGCGGCGGCATCGGCAGCGGTTTGGGCGGCGGCATCGGCAGCGGTTTCGGGGGCGGCGTCGGCAGCGGTTTCGGGGGCGGCATCGGCAGCGGCTTCGGGGGCGGCATCGGCAGCGGTTTCGGGGGCGGCTTCGGCAGCGGTTTGGGCGGCGGCATCGGCAGTGGTTTCGGGGGCGGCTTCGGCAGCGGTTTGGGCGGCGGCATCGGCGGCGGTTTCGGGGGCGGCATCGGCGGCGGTTTTGGCGGCGGCCATGGTGGCCACGGCTACGGAAGTGCATACGGCAAGAGATACGGATACTATTAA